The Alphaproteobacteria bacterium genome contains a region encoding:
- a CDS encoding protein-L-isoaspartate O-methyltransferase, whose translation MTLTRRRALVTAAGATLAAPAIVHAQPTPWTYAAFVAAMKASGRNVKISAEDWQVMQKRRPGALNTIASVLHHHFGAADPEIVRAFREVPREYYHYDYAANADFAAVAYEAESKPWRIGLGSALSDYRGQAYMTQLCRPTADSVALEIGTGSGFQISILSRIVRKACSIEIIEPLGKAVARIFAPLGFDKNLETRIGDGFYGWPEEKDGFDLIMVTCVAQYVPPPLLKQLKPGGRLVIPIGQPFKREQFLYVFSKDADGKVHSKKDLGVYFIPMTGAMQKEPPPPPEPAKK comes from the coding sequence ATGACTCTGACCCGACGGCGCGCGTTGGTGACAGCCGCCGGAGCCACCCTGGCGGCGCCGGCGATCGTGCACGCCCAACCCACACCCTGGACCTATGCCGCCTTTGTCGCCGCGATGAAAGCCAGCGGCCGCAACGTCAAGATCTCGGCCGAGGACTGGCAGGTGATGCAGAAGCGCCGGCCCGGCGCGCTCAACACCATCGCCAGCGTGCTGCACCACCATTTCGGCGCCGCCGATCCGGAGATCGTGCGCGCCTTTCGCGAGGTGCCGCGCGAGTACTACCACTACGACTATGCCGCCAACGCCGATTTCGCCGCCGTCGCCTACGAGGCGGAGTCCAAGCCCTGGCGCATCGGCCTGGGCTCGGCGCTGTCGGATTATCGCGGCCAGGCCTACATGACCCAGCTGTGCAGGCCGACCGCCGACAGCGTCGCGCTGGAGATCGGCACCGGCTCTGGCTTCCAGATCTCGATCCTCTCGCGCATCGTCCGCAAGGCCTGCTCGATCGAGATCATCGAGCCGCTGGGCAAGGCGGTGGCGCGCATCTTCGCGCCTTTGGGCTTCGACAAGAACCTCGAGACACGCATCGGCGACGGCTTCTACGGCTGGCCCGAGGAGAAGGACGGCTTCGATCTGATCATGGTCACCTGCGTGGCGCAGTACGTGCCGCCGCCGCTGCTCAAGCAGCTCAAGCCCGGCGGCAGGCTGGTGATCCCGATCGGCCAGCCTTTCAAGCGCGAGCAGTTCCTCTACGTCTTCAGCAAGGACGCCGACGGCAAGGTGCATTCCAAGAAGGATCTCGGCGTCTACTTCATCCCGATGACCGGCGCGATGCAGAAGGAGCCGCCGCCGCCGCCCGAGCCGGCGAAGAAGTAG
- a CDS encoding nucleotidyltransferase family protein translates to MPVRAQAGTVRALASALRGQALPADWTPLLGLANQHLLTPALWTALDASPLRSNMPPEVVDYLQVLHRLNGERNHVIRAQIVELVGALNEAAIEPMLLKGALTLFAGPYPDIGARMMRDIDLLVPAAARDTAIAVLNRKGYILARGYGEEHHAFGDFARSGSPAAVDLHLELVDPRHLLRAAEVRERATPHEADGVRFFVPSPTDRVVHNFLHAQIHHLGHYYRGEMPVSQLHEFSMLARSFGGSIDWKFIEARLEAHRLGAALRAYVLAATRLFGPSWPLSRRPGLRSRLHGLRCELQAASPVLDWIGVTWGNLSGPLAWHRMRALHGSSGSAFGWRCRHLARFLGKKGAGAGLARLRRLA, encoded by the coding sequence GTGCCGGTAAGGGCGCAGGCCGGCACGGTGCGCGCCCTGGCTTCGGCGCTTCGCGGCCAGGCGCTTCCCGCCGACTGGACGCCGTTGCTCGGGCTCGCCAATCAACATCTGCTGACGCCGGCGCTGTGGACGGCACTCGATGCCTCGCCGCTGCGCTCGAACATGCCCCCGGAGGTCGTGGACTACCTGCAGGTGCTGCATCGCCTGAACGGGGAGCGCAACCACGTGATTCGAGCGCAGATCGTCGAGCTGGTCGGAGCCCTGAACGAAGCTGCGATCGAGCCCATGCTTCTCAAGGGGGCGCTGACCCTGTTCGCCGGACCCTATCCCGACATCGGCGCGCGCATGATGCGCGACATCGACCTGCTGGTGCCGGCCGCCGCCCGCGACACTGCGATCGCCGTGCTGAACCGCAAGGGCTACATCCTGGCGCGCGGCTACGGCGAGGAGCATCACGCTTTCGGCGATTTCGCCCGGTCAGGCAGTCCCGCCGCGGTCGACCTGCACCTCGAGCTGGTCGATCCGCGACACCTGCTGCGGGCCGCCGAGGTGCGCGAGCGGGCAACGCCGCACGAAGCGGACGGCGTGCGCTTCTTCGTTCCATCGCCGACGGATCGCGTGGTGCATAATTTTCTCCACGCGCAGATTCATCATCTTGGCCACTACTATCGCGGGGAGATGCCGGTTTCCCAGCTCCACGAATTCTCGATGCTGGCGCGGAGCTTTGGCGGTTCGATCGACTGGAAGTTCATCGAGGCGCGGCTCGAGGCGCATCGGCTGGGCGCTGCGCTGCGTGCCTATGTGCTGGCCGCCACCAGGCTGTTCGGACCGTCGTGGCCGCTGTCGCGAAGACCCGGTCTGCGAAGCCGGCTGCATGGCCTGCGTTGCGAGCTGCAGGCGGCATCGCCCGTGCTCGACTGGATCGGCGTGACATGGGGCAATCTGAGCGGTCCGCTCGCCTGGCATCGCATGCGCGCGCTTCATGGATCAAGCGGCAGCGCCTTCGGCTGGCGCTGCCGTCACCTGGCGCGCTTCCTCGGCAAGAAAGGCGCGGGAGCCGGGCTCGCGCGCCTGCGCCGGCTTGCCTGA
- a CDS encoding PqqD family peptide modification chaperone yields the protein MACTTGFEAAADERDRPAFAGARPSLHFVEGEGLLLDPDARRLYRLNAGAALVWSLLEEESSLGSVKHRLRAEHGLSSEEATRLVGEVFRQWRTRRPATAAAISSVRVEAAPALSSAVREHYSLRDVRFRVAFASAALRESVQPLLSNWATAPGPAIDIAMVERAQGVKIVVAGHVIGGAPSAAQAAVALRAVLTQLAVEHCGGLCVVHAGALAVAGGALLLPGHAGSGKSTLSAGLAASGFDMMSDDTTLLTGDPPGVAALPTGLCVKRGSYAVLASRFPMLAALPEWSRPDGVVAKYLRPGRDVPWAADEPIVPVRWLVFPHYHPAHETRLVPLSRARALERLLPEVYCLSGTLDAANLDALIAWIGRVECYELPLSSLDAAVAEVRQLCR from the coding sequence ATGGCTTGCACGACGGGCTTCGAAGCCGCGGCTGACGAACGAGACCGGCCAGCCTTCGCTGGTGCTCGACCCAGCCTGCATTTTGTCGAGGGTGAAGGCCTGCTGCTCGACCCGGACGCCCGGCGCCTGTACCGCCTCAATGCCGGTGCCGCCCTGGTCTGGAGCTTGCTGGAAGAGGAAAGTTCCCTGGGCTCCGTCAAGCATCGGCTCCGTGCCGAGCACGGCCTTTCAAGCGAGGAGGCCACGCGCCTTGTCGGCGAGGTGTTCCGGCAATGGCGAACCCGCCGGCCTGCGACGGCAGCGGCGATTTCTTCCGTTCGGGTAGAAGCTGCGCCTGCGCTCTCTTCAGCCGTTCGAGAGCACTATTCGTTACGCGACGTGAGATTTCGCGTTGCCTTCGCTTCGGCCGCCCTGAGGGAAAGTGTGCAACCCCTGCTGTCGAACTGGGCCACGGCACCCGGACCCGCCATCGACATCGCGATGGTCGAACGCGCGCAGGGCGTGAAAATCGTCGTGGCTGGCCACGTGATCGGCGGCGCGCCGAGCGCGGCCCAGGCGGCGGTCGCCTTGCGAGCCGTGCTGACCCAGCTTGCGGTCGAGCACTGCGGCGGCCTGTGCGTCGTCCACGCCGGCGCACTCGCCGTCGCCGGCGGCGCCCTGCTGCTGCCGGGACATGCCGGGAGCGGCAAGAGCACGCTGTCCGCAGGCCTCGCGGCCAGCGGCTTCGACATGATGAGCGACGACACGACGCTGCTGACGGGCGATCCGCCGGGGGTGGCGGCCCTGCCGACCGGGCTTTGCGTCAAGCGCGGTTCCTATGCCGTGCTGGCGTCACGCTTTCCGATGCTTGCGGCGCTGCCGGAATGGTCGCGCCCCGATGGCGTGGTCGCCAAGTATCTGAGGCCCGGCCGCGATGTGCCGTGGGCCGCCGACGAGCCCATCGTCCCGGTTCGATGGCTCGTCTTTCCCCACTACCATCCCGCCCATGAGACGCGACTCGTTCCGCTGTCCCGCGCCCGGGCGCTCGAGCGTCTGCTGCCGGAAGTCTACTGCCTCTCCGGCACGCTCGATGCCGCCAATCTCGATGCGCTGATTGCCTGGATCGGTCGGGTCGAGTGCTACGAGCTGCCGCTGTCTTCGCTCGACGCCGCGGTCGCCGAGGTGCGTCAGCTGTGCCGGTAA
- a CDS encoding bifunctional metallophosphatase/5'-nucleotidase: MRLVLRLVAAALLATLALSARAGETRISLVLICDIYNMNEDAGRGGMARVAAVVKAEKARAPHVLVAHAGDTFSPSLMSGFDKGAHMVDLLNMMPIDVFVPGNHEFDFGPDVFLERLREARFPVYAANLREADGSVIPGIVDSRIHTYGEVKVGVIGLTAEDSHRKSQPGRLKIAGMLDTASEQAAKLRREGADIIVLVSHSNREIDGALVDAGIADVILSGDDHDLYLRYNGQTAIVEAAMDGIFVAVVDLQVRIDTAAGGRRKVAWWPRFRIIDTADVAPDPDVAARVAVYESRLSKSLDIAIGRTATELDSRNAAVRGGEAAIGNLFTDALRAATGADAALLNGGGFRGNRVYPADSQITERHILAELPFLNRALVLEVSGKALRAALEAGLAGAENEVGRFPQVSGMTIRADLTRPDGDRIVALLVGGAPVEPDRLYRLVTNDFLARGGDGYTALVGARMLVGPNDALLVSRHVVEHIRRLGTVSAKLEGRVIVARGRAPR, from the coding sequence ATGCGCCTGGTCCTGCGGCTCGTCGCGGCGGCGCTGCTGGCGACGCTGGCGCTGTCGGCGCGGGCCGGTGAGACGCGCATCTCGCTGGTGCTGATCTGCGACATCTACAACATGAACGAGGATGCCGGCCGCGGCGGCATGGCCCGCGTCGCGGCGGTGGTGAAGGCCGAAAAGGCGCGCGCGCCGCACGTGCTGGTGGCGCACGCCGGGGACACCTTCTCGCCGTCGCTGATGTCGGGCTTCGACAAGGGCGCCCACATGGTCGACCTGCTCAACATGATGCCGATCGACGTCTTCGTGCCGGGCAACCACGAGTTCGATTTCGGCCCCGACGTCTTCCTCGAGCGCCTGCGCGAGGCACGCTTCCCGGTCTACGCCGCCAATCTGCGCGAGGCCGACGGCTCGGTCATCCCCGGCATCGTCGATTCGCGCATCCACACCTATGGCGAGGTGAAGGTCGGCGTCATCGGGCTGACGGCGGAGGACTCCCACAGGAAGTCGCAACCCGGCCGGCTGAAGATCGCCGGGATGCTGGACACCGCGAGCGAGCAGGCCGCGAAGCTGCGCCGCGAGGGCGCCGACATCATCGTGCTGGTCTCGCACTCCAACCGCGAGATCGACGGGGCCCTGGTCGATGCCGGCATCGCCGACGTGATCCTGTCGGGCGACGACCACGATCTCTACCTGCGCTACAACGGCCAGACGGCGATCGTCGAGGCGGCGATGGACGGCATCTTCGTCGCCGTCGTCGACCTCCAGGTGAGGATCGACACCGCCGCGGGCGGCCGGCGCAAGGTCGCGTGGTGGCCGCGCTTCCGCATCATCGACACCGCCGACGTGGCGCCCGACCCCGATGTCGCGGCGCGCGTCGCGGTCTACGAATCGCGGCTCTCGAAGTCGCTCGACATCGCCATCGGCCGCACCGCCACCGAGCTCGACAGCCGCAACGCCGCGGTACGCGGCGGCGAGGCCGCCATCGGCAACCTGTTCACCGACGCGCTGCGCGCCGCCACCGGCGCCGATGCGGCGCTGCTCAACGGCGGCGGCTTCCGCGGCAACCGCGTCTATCCGGCGGACAGCCAGATCACCGAACGCCACATCCTGGCCGAGCTGCCGTTCCTCAACCGCGCGCTGGTCCTGGAGGTCAGCGGCAAGGCGCTGCGCGCGGCGCTCGAGGCCGGGCTCGCCGGCGCCGAGAACGAGGTCGGCCGCTTCCCGCAGGTCTCCGGCATGACCATCCGCGCCGACCTGACGCGGCCCGACGGCGATCGCATCGTCGCCCTGCTGGTCGGCGGCGCGCCGGTCGAGCCTGACAGGCTCTACAGGCTGGTGACCAACGACTTCCTGGCGCGCGGCGGCGACGGCTACACGGCGCTGGTCGGCGCGCGCATGCTGGTCGGGCCCAACGACGCGCTGCTGGTTTCAAGGCACGTCGTCGAGCACATCCGCAGGCTGGGCACGGTGTCGGCGAAGCTCGAGGGCCGCGTGATCGTCGCCCGCGGGCGCGCGCCGCGCTGA
- a CDS encoding DUF3365 domain-containing protein has product MGLKAKFNIVMAVAFLVGLGLAAFLANQALRDSGRQQVLRDASMIMAQAQAVRGYTATEVEPLLREQMKARFLPHSVPSWSAQTVWRSMQKQFPDYAYKEAALNPTNPADRAVDWEADIIERFRNDPKLTEVVTTRDTPTGQVLVLAKPLRITNPACLICHTTAKEAPQTMVDLYGPNNGFGWKLNETIGAQVASVPMAVVDKQADRMLMLYVGALAAVFAVVIALLNVMLHYIVVKPVRQMSAAANDVSLGNMDAPEVEVTGRDEIASLAESFNRMRRSLANAMKMLGS; this is encoded by the coding sequence ATGGGACTCAAGGCCAAGTTCAACATCGTGATGGCCGTGGCCTTCCTGGTCGGGCTGGGGCTGGCGGCCTTCCTCGCCAACCAGGCGTTGCGCGACAGCGGCCGCCAGCAGGTGCTGCGCGACGCCAGCATGATCATGGCCCAGGCACAGGCCGTGCGCGGCTACACCGCGACCGAGGTCGAGCCGCTGCTGCGCGAGCAGATGAAGGCGCGCTTCCTGCCGCACTCGGTGCCGAGCTGGTCGGCGCAGACCGTGTGGCGCAGCATGCAGAAGCAGTTCCCTGACTATGCCTACAAGGAAGCCGCGCTCAATCCGACCAATCCGGCGGATCGTGCCGTCGATTGGGAAGCCGACATCATCGAAAGGTTCCGCAACGATCCCAAGCTGACGGAAGTCGTCACGACGCGCGACACGCCCACCGGACAGGTGCTCGTGCTGGCCAAGCCGCTGCGCATCACCAATCCGGCCTGCCTGATCTGCCACACCACGGCGAAGGAGGCGCCGCAGACCATGGTCGACCTCTACGGGCCCAACAACGGCTTCGGCTGGAAGCTCAACGAGACCATCGGCGCGCAGGTCGCCTCGGTGCCGATGGCCGTCGTCGACAAGCAGGCCGACCGGATGCTGATGCTCTATGTCGGCGCGCTGGCCGCCGTGTTCGCCGTGGTGATCGCGCTGCTCAACGTCATGCTGCACTACATCGTCGTCAAGCCGGTGCGGCAGATGTCGGCGGCCGCCAACGATGTCAGCCTGGGCAACATGGATGCGCCGGAGGTCGAGGTGACGGGCCGCGACGAGATCGCCTCGCTCGCCGAATCGTTCAACCGCATGCGGCGCAGCCTCGCCAATGCGATGAAGATGCTGGGTAGCTAA
- a CDS encoding peptidoglycan-binding protein, with product MTLAVRNLTAGALVVVASLVAIQPSAAQGPQRVALVMGNGGYTVQPAVPACPPAARAVADRLRAAGYDVVDRNDVSGGGFDAALADFSGRLTKAPGAGAFVYICGRGASLNDRAFLLPVSATLERPTDLFTQGILVKAVYDALSRSKAGPSVVALDVMPPSGPRPTGFDTVAKSAASDGLAAITVFEASPGPAGTPMSAALVATLGSATMIENGAFVSALQERLGSTSASAIAVVRQPKTAGLIVGRPFAPVAPPVVATPPTPPTPPVATPPVATPPVATPPAPELTMPEEDLMTLEHRRRMQEALKLLGYYNGQLDGVFGPETRAAIRRFQMQVMAEPTGRLTPQQASRLATVR from the coding sequence ATGACGCTGGCTGTCCGCAATCTCACCGCAGGTGCGTTGGTTGTCGTGGCCTCGCTGGTCGCGATCCAGCCGTCCGCCGCCCAGGGCCCGCAGCGGGTCGCCCTCGTGATGGGCAATGGCGGCTACACCGTGCAGCCGGCGGTGCCGGCCTGTCCCCCGGCCGCGCGGGCGGTGGCCGACCGGCTGCGCGCGGCGGGCTATGACGTCGTCGACCGCAACGACGTCAGCGGCGGCGGCTTCGACGCGGCGCTGGCCGATTTCAGCGGCCGCCTGACCAAGGCGCCGGGCGCCGGCGCCTTCGTCTACATCTGCGGGCGCGGCGCCAGCCTCAACGACCGGGCCTTCCTGCTGCCGGTCTCGGCGACGCTGGAACGGCCCACCGACCTGTTCACCCAGGGCATTCTGGTCAAGGCGGTCTACGACGCGCTGTCGCGCAGCAAGGCCGGCCCCTCGGTGGTGGCGCTCGATGTCATGCCGCCTTCGGGGCCCAGGCCGACCGGCTTCGACACCGTGGCGAAGAGCGCGGCGTCGGACGGGCTGGCCGCCATCACCGTGTTCGAGGCCTCTCCCGGACCGGCCGGCACGCCGATGTCGGCGGCGCTGGTCGCGACGCTGGGCAGCGCGACCATGATCGAGAACGGCGCCTTCGTGAGCGCGCTGCAGGAGCGGCTCGGCTCGACCTCGGCCAGCGCCATCGCCGTGGTGCGCCAGCCCAAGACCGCCGGGCTGATCGTCGGCCGCCCCTTCGCGCCGGTGGCGCCGCCTGTGGTGGCGACACCGCCCACACCGCCGACGCCGCCCGTCGCCACGCCGCCCGTCGCGACGCCGCCCGTCGCGACGCCGCCCGCGCCCGAATTGACCATGCCTGAAGAAGACCTGATGACGCTCGAGCATCGCCGGCGCATGCAGGAGGCGCTGAAACTGCTGGGGTACTACAATGGGCAGCTGGACGGCGTGTTCGGGCCCGAGACGCGGGCGGCGATCCGCCGCTTCCAGATGCAGGTCATGGCCGAGCCCACGGGCCGGCTGACGCCGCAACAGGCCAGTCGCCTGGCAACCGTCCGCTAG
- a CDS encoding protein-L-isoaspartate O-methyltransferase, translating to MVPLTRRTLIAQGAAAALAAPALAQPFGGGWHYDRYVAAMRASERRIGMNKPTFDGVMRRRDQALRIVESYLRGKFGAADPHSLRAYAEVPREYFHYNYAGPFDFGHAAYEANAHPWAIGYGSALSDYLGQMYMTQLSRPLPGESALEIGTGSGYQISILSRICAKARSIEIIEPLGRAVSKIFKPLGFDNVATRVGDGYFGWPEEKDGFDIIMVTCVAQHVPPPLLAQLKPGTGRLIIPVGQPFRRHQVLYVYTKDRDGKIHSRRDVGVYFIPMTGRISQGR from the coding sequence ATGGTCCCGCTGACCCGCCGCACGCTGATCGCCCAGGGCGCCGCCGCGGCCCTGGCCGCGCCGGCCCTGGCGCAGCCCTTCGGCGGCGGCTGGCACTACGATCGCTATGTCGCGGCGATGCGCGCCAGCGAGCGGCGCATCGGCATGAACAAGCCGACCTTCGACGGCGTCATGCGGCGGCGCGACCAGGCGTTGCGCATCGTCGAGAGCTACCTGCGCGGCAAGTTCGGCGCGGCCGATCCGCACTCCTTGCGCGCCTATGCCGAGGTGCCGCGCGAGTACTTCCACTACAACTACGCCGGCCCTTTCGATTTCGGCCACGCCGCCTACGAGGCCAACGCCCATCCCTGGGCGATCGGCTACGGCTCGGCGCTGTCGGACTATCTCGGCCAGATGTACATGACCCAGCTGTCGAGGCCGCTGCCGGGCGAGAGCGCGCTCGAGATCGGTACCGGCTCGGGCTACCAGATCTCCATCCTCTCGCGAATCTGCGCCAAGGCCCGCTCGATCGAGATCATCGAGCCGCTGGGCCGCGCGGTGTCGAAGATCTTCAAGCCGCTGGGCTTCGACAACGTCGCCACCAGGGTGGGCGACGGCTACTTCGGCTGGCCGGAGGAGAAGGACGGCTTCGACATTATCATGGTGACCTGCGTGGCGCAGCACGTGCCGCCGCCGTTGCTCGCCCAGCTCAAGCCCGGCACCGGCCGGCTGATCATCCCGGTAGGCCAGCCCTTCCGCCGCCACCAGGTGCTCTACGTCTACACCAAGGACCGCGATGGCAAGATCCACAGCAGGCGCGACGTCGGCGTGTATTTCATTCCGATGACCGGCCGCATCTCGCAGGGGCGTTAG
- the rpsD gene encoding 30S ribosomal protein S4, producing the protein MSKRESSKYKIDRRLGVNLWGRPKSPINKRESRPGQHGAKRTKPTDFGTQLMAKQRIKGYYGNVSERQMRRYYAEAMRRRGDTGENLIALLERRLDAVVYRMKFAATVFASRQLVSHGHVRVNGRRVNIASYQVRDNDVISLGSKAKDLAVVMEAAQLAERDVPEYMQVDHKEMKGTYLRAPKLSDVPYPVQMEPSMVVEFYSR; encoded by the coding sequence GTGAGCAAGCGCGAATCGTCGAAGTACAAGATCGACCGACGCCTCGGCGTCAACCTCTGGGGCCGTCCGAAGAGCCCGATCAACAAGCGCGAGAGCCGCCCCGGCCAGCATGGTGCCAAGCGCACCAAGCCGACCGATTTCGGCACGCAGCTGATGGCCAAGCAGCGCATCAAGGGTTACTACGGCAATGTCAGCGAGCGCCAGATGCGCCGCTACTACGCCGAGGCGATGCGCCGCCGCGGCGACACCGGCGAGAACCTGATCGCGCTTCTGGAGCGCCGTCTCGACGCCGTCGTCTACCGCATGAAGTTCGCCGCCACGGTGTTCGCCTCGCGCCAGCTGGTGAGCCACGGCCATGTCCGCGTCAACGGCAGGCGCGTCAACATCGCTTCCTACCAGGTGCGCGACAATGACGTGATCTCGCTCGGCAGCAAGGCCAAGGACCTCGCCGTCGTCATGGAGGCCGCCCAGCTCGCCGAGCGCGACGTGCCGGAGTACATGCAGGTCGACCACAAGGAGATGAAGGGCACCTATCTGCGTGCCCCCAAGCTCTCCGACGTGCCGTACCCGGTGCAGATGGAACCGTCGATGGTGGTCGAGTTCTACAGCCGCTGA
- a CDS encoding fumarylacetoacetate hydrolase family protein, which yields MKLLSFRAEGRALYGAVAGEGVVDLANRVGDRFPTLRAALSGGALRELDRIARGASPDYALKDIAFDPVITAPDKILCVGLNYRSHAAEMARELPAHPSVFSRLHNTLVGHGDTLLRPRASTQLDFEGELAVIIGNGGRHIRAEDALKHVAGYSCFLDGSVRDFQKHSVTAGKNFPRSGPLGPWMTTADEIADPATLTLVTRLNGAEVQRDTVDQLIYSIPTLIQYLSTITPLEPGDVIATGTPHGVGAGRTPPLWMKAGDVIEVEVSGVGTLRNAVVDEA from the coding sequence ATGAAACTGCTGAGCTTCCGGGCCGAGGGCCGCGCGCTGTACGGCGCCGTCGCCGGCGAGGGCGTGGTCGATCTGGCCAACAGGGTGGGCGACCGATTCCCGACCCTGCGCGCGGCGCTGTCCGGCGGCGCCCTGCGGGAACTCGATCGCATCGCCCGCGGTGCGTCGCCGGACTACGCGCTCAAGGACATCGCCTTCGACCCGGTGATCACGGCACCGGACAAGATCCTGTGCGTCGGCCTGAACTACCGCAGCCACGCCGCCGAGATGGCGCGCGAGCTGCCGGCTCATCCCAGCGTCTTCTCCCGCCTGCACAACACCCTGGTCGGGCACGGCGACACGCTGCTGCGGCCGCGCGCCTCGACCCAGCTCGACTTCGAGGGCGAGCTGGCCGTGATCATCGGCAACGGCGGACGCCACATCCGCGCCGAGGACGCGCTGAAGCACGTGGCCGGCTACAGCTGCTTCCTCGACGGCTCGGTGCGCGACTTCCAGAAGCATTCCGTCACCGCCGGCAAGAACTTCCCGCGCAGCGGCCCGCTCGGGCCGTGGATGACGACGGCCGACGAGATTGCCGACCCGGCGACGCTCACCCTCGTGACGCGCCTCAATGGCGCCGAAGTGCAGCGCGATACCGTCGATCAATTGATCTATTCGATCCCGACCCTGATCCAGTACCTCTCGACCATCACGCCGCTGGAACCGGGCGACGTCATCGCCACCGGCACGCCGCATGGCGTCGGCGCCGGCCGTACGCCGCCGTTGTGGATGAAGGCGGGCGACGTGATCGAGGTCGAGGTTTCCGGCGTCGGCACGCTGCGCAATGCCGTGGTCGACGAGGCATAG
- a CDS encoding serine/threonine protein kinase, whose product MSPSSAPQKIGRYVIESTIGKGAMGVIYLAHDPMINRPVALKLVNTDLLEGDDRAAFVERFQREAQAAGRCSHGNIVAIYDFALHGNDPYIAMEFVAGRSLAQVIDGGARLPIDASAMIARQMLDALACAHGQGVVHRDIKPANVLLTGDGRVKVTDFGISRVGGSSLTQTGALIGTPNYMSPEQCRGEEVDARSDLFSTAAVFYELLTGVRPFAGRNFHEVTYQLLYGEPAPLSKHLPTAPAALVAFMTRALARDAARRFESADAMNAALSNALRGQAPAAAGTSDATVVAPSPAAVIGPHLQEIERRLAAYVGPIAGYLVRSASGRTSSIEELCRSLSTSIDKAEQREAFLRDALKASRTGAGVSGTIASTLIAPQPSAATASIAQADLDRAQAELARHIGPIATLLMRRERAAASGAEDLWQRLAGHIDKPADRETFLRNRAQR is encoded by the coding sequence ATGTCACCGTCTTCGGCGCCGCAGAAGATCGGCCGCTACGTCATCGAATCGACCATCGGCAAGGGTGCCATGGGCGTGATCTATCTCGCCCACGATCCCATGATCAACCGCCCGGTGGCGCTGAAGCTGGTGAACACCGACCTGCTCGAGGGCGACGACCGCGCCGCGTTCGTCGAGCGCTTCCAGCGCGAGGCGCAGGCGGCCGGCCGCTGCTCCCACGGCAACATCGTGGCGATCTACGATTTCGCGCTGCACGGCAACGATCCCTACATCGCCATGGAGTTCGTCGCCGGGCGCAGCCTGGCGCAAGTGATCGACGGCGGCGCGCGCCTGCCGATCGACGCCTCGGCGATGATCGCGCGCCAGATGCTCGACGCGCTGGCCTGCGCCCACGGCCAGGGCGTCGTGCATCGCGACATCAAGCCGGCCAACGTGCTGCTTACGGGCGACGGGCGGGTGAAGGTGACCGATTTCGGCATCTCGCGCGTCGGCGGCTCGTCGCTGACGCAGACCGGCGCGCTGATCGGCACGCCCAACTACATGTCGCCCGAGCAGTGCCGCGGCGAGGAGGTCGACGCGCGCAGCGATCTGTTCTCGACCGCCGCCGTGTTCTATGAGCTGCTGACCGGCGTGCGGCCCTTCGCCGGGCGCAACTTCCACGAGGTCACCTACCAGCTGCTCTACGGCGAGCCGGCGCCGCTGTCGAAGCATCTGCCGACGGCGCCGGCGGCACTCGTCGCCTTCATGACCAGGGCGCTGGCGCGCGATGCGGCGCGGCGCTTCGAGTCGGCCGACGCGATGAACGCCGCGCTGAGCAACGCCCTGCGCGGCCAGGCGCCGGCGGCGGCCGGGACATCGGACGCCACGGTGGTCGCCCCGTCGCCGGCGGCGGTGATCGGCCCGCACCTGCAGGAGATCGAGCGCAGGCTGGCGGCCTATGTCGGGCCGATCGCCGGCTATCTCGTGCGCAGCGCCAGCGGTCGCACCAGCTCGATCGAGGAGCTTTGCCGCAGCCTGAGCACCAGCATCGACAAGGCCGAGCAGCGCGAGGCCTTCCTGCGCGACGCGCTCAAGGCGTCGCGGACCGGCGCCGGCGTCTCGGGCACGATCGCCTCGACACTGATCGCGCCGCAGCCCAGCGCAGCGACAGCCTCCATCGCCCAGGCCGATCTCGATCGCGCCCAGGCCGAGCTGGCGCGCCACATCGGGCCCATCGCGACCCTGCTGATGCGCCGCGAGCGGGCGGCGGCGAGCGGCGCCGAGGATCTGTGGCAGCGGCTGGCCGGGCACATCGACAAGCCCGCCGACCGCGAGACTTTCCTGCGCAACCGCGCCCAGCGCTGA